One window of the Serinus canaria isolate serCan28SL12 chromosome 9, serCan2020, whole genome shotgun sequence genome contains the following:
- the NMNAT3 gene encoding nicotinamide/nicotinic acid mononucleotide adenylyltransferase 3 isoform X2: MTDGRTDGPRRESGAAAGFGRYQVIEGIMSPVSDSYGKKGLVSARHRVAMARLALETSDWIRVDPWESQQDTWTETVKVLRHHYNEALRTFQSKEFTRNKHPTESSTGDSLSCQQPVIPELKLLCGADFLQTFKTPNLWKEEDIKEIVGKFGLVCISRAGSDPSQLIQESDLLSKFQHNIFLVREWIQNEVSATQIRSALCRGLSVKYLIPDSVIAYIAQHNVYTAESERRNQGHLLQPLRLKTQQ, from the exons gaaGATATCAGGTGATTGAAGGCATAATGTCTCCTGTCAGTGACAGCTATGGGAAGAAAGGCTTGGTGTCAGCAAGGCACCGGGTGGCGATGGCCAGACTGGCCCTGGAGACGTCTGACTGGATCCGGGTGGATCCCTGGGAGAGCCAGCAGGACACGTGGACAGAGACAGTGAAAGTATTAAG gcACCATTATAATGAAGCACTCAGAACGTTCCAGTCCAAGGAGTTCACAAGAAACAAACATCCCACAGAAAGCTCCACAGGGGACTCCCTTTCTTGCCAGCAGCCAG TTATACCAGAATTAAAGCTGCTGTGTGGGGCTGATTTTCTACAGACATTTAAGACACCCAATCTCTGGAAGGAAGAAGACATCAAAGAAATAGTGGGGAAGTTTGGTTTGGTCTGCATCAGCCGGGCTGGCTCTGATCCATCGCAGCTCATCCAGGAATCAGACCTTTTATCTAAATTTCAGCATAATATTTTTCTAGTGAGAGAGTGGATCCAGAATGAAGTCAGTGCGACACAGATCCgctctgccctgtgcagagGGCTGAGTGTGAAATATCTGATTCCAGACTCTGTCATTGCCTACATTGCACAGCACAACGTCTACACAGCGGAGAGTGAGCGCAGGAACCAGGggcacctgctgcagcctctcaggctgaaaacacagcaataa
- the NMNAT3 gene encoding nicotinamide/nicotinic acid mononucleotide adenylyltransferase 3 isoform X3: MSPVSDSYGKKGLVSARHRVAMARLALETSDWIRVDPWESQQDTWTETVKVLRHHYNEALRTFQSKEFTRNKHPTESSTGDSLSCQQPVIPELKLLCGADFLQTFKTPNLWKEEDIKEIVGKFGLVCISRAGSDPSQLIQESDLLSKFQHNIFLVREWIQNEVSATQIRSALCRGLSVKYLIPDSVIAYIAQHNVYTAESERRNQGHLLQPLRLKTQQ; this comes from the exons ATGTCTCCTGTCAGTGACAGCTATGGGAAGAAAGGCTTGGTGTCAGCAAGGCACCGGGTGGCGATGGCCAGACTGGCCCTGGAGACGTCTGACTGGATCCGGGTGGATCCCTGGGAGAGCCAGCAGGACACGTGGACAGAGACAGTGAAAGTATTAAG gcACCATTATAATGAAGCACTCAGAACGTTCCAGTCCAAGGAGTTCACAAGAAACAAACATCCCACAGAAAGCTCCACAGGGGACTCCCTTTCTTGCCAGCAGCCAG TTATACCAGAATTAAAGCTGCTGTGTGGGGCTGATTTTCTACAGACATTTAAGACACCCAATCTCTGGAAGGAAGAAGACATCAAAGAAATAGTGGGGAAGTTTGGTTTGGTCTGCATCAGCCGGGCTGGCTCTGATCCATCGCAGCTCATCCAGGAATCAGACCTTTTATCTAAATTTCAGCATAATATTTTTCTAGTGAGAGAGTGGATCCAGAATGAAGTCAGTGCGACACAGATCCgctctgccctgtgcagagGGCTGAGTGTGAAATATCTGATTCCAGACTCTGTCATTGCCTACATTGCACAGCACAACGTCTACACAGCGGAGAGTGAGCGCAGGAACCAGGggcacctgctgcagcctctcaggctgaaaacacagcaataa